A DNA window from Mobula hypostoma chromosome 3, sMobHyp1.1, whole genome shotgun sequence contains the following coding sequences:
- the LOC134344083 gene encoding 3',5'-cyclic-AMP phosphodiesterase 4-like, which yields MGCRCCRMIKRYIFGPAIVELPSTVRNEINCKNNDIKHETTFHNNKDKTNNIVASTLDKVINLEEQDAEIEIRESNASKKNIVSVQNKIAEDVKDNANNDATNMLNNNQVHQVSSGAAAHPTDTNNCSSYNIKAMNKNEQVHPHGSGTENDCPTVNRLSTHCPAEVSAVALEEEKVADNHEIANMNNDKLPSRENDEVYQNNLETDLDEIKVLSNPSSNENPNALNGHKDLESTRSAIDGEFIRSLLEEKFRLEFEDAEVAAALAALEAATAGEDDELED from the exons ATGGGGTGCAGGTGCTGTAGAATGATAAAAAG gtacatctttggaccagcTATTGTAGAACTACCATCCACTGTGAGAAATGAAATCAATTGTAAAAACAACGACATTAAGCACGAGACAACATTTCACAATAATAAGGACAAAACCAACAATATTGTTGCTTCAACTTTGGACAAGGTAATAAACTTGGAAGAACAAGatgcagaaatagaaataaggGAAAGTAATGCATCGAAGAAAAATATAGTATCTGTACAAAATAAGATAGCTGAAGATGTTAAAGACAACGCTAATAATGATGCAACAAACATGCTGAATAATAACCAAGTACATCAAGTGTCAAGTGGAGCTGCTGCACATCCCACTGATACAAATAATTGCTCCTCGTACAATATAAAAGCTATGAATAAAAATGAACAGGTACATCCCCATGGCTCAGGAACTGAAAATGATTGTCCAACAGTCAATCGACTCTCTACACATTGTCCTGCAGAAGTTAGTGCTGTTGCTCTGGAAGAAGAGAAAGTAGCAGACAATCATGAAATTGCCAACATGAATAATGATAAATTGCCATCCAGAGAAAATGATGAAGTGTACCAAAACAATTTGGAAACTGACCTTGATGAAATCAAAGTTTTATCCAACCCATCTTCTAATGAAAATCCTAATGCCTTGAATGGACACAAAGATCTAGAAAGCACTCGTTCTGCCATTGATGGTGAATTCATCAGGAGTTTGCTTGAAGAGAAATTCAGGTTAGAGTTTGAGGATGCAGAGGTGGCAGCTGCCCTTGCAGCACTGGAGGCTGCAACTGCTGGGGAAGATGATGAGCTGGAGGACTAA